The genomic region TTCCCGGAGCACTTTGTAGAGACCGGGGTCGAGCGCGAGCTTCTGCGCCGCGACGTCGAAGCGCGACATCATCTCTTCGAAGGGGTTGTCGGAATCGACTCCCTGGGGACGGGTGATGATCGTCGTCTTGTTCATCAAATCGGAGACGTCGGCCCGCGCGGCGTCCCCGTCGATCATCGGCATGCCGCTGGCGGTATCCATTTTTGTCACGAGAGCTCCTTCTTGGTACGCTCGGATTCTACCGGAATCGCCCCCGGCGGCAAGAGAAACCCGGGGCGCGTTCGTTCGTATGAAAGGACGGTGGGGAGTGGACGACGCGCTCTCGGATGAGGAGATCGTCGCGCGGATACTCCGCGGCGAGGAGGACCTCTTCCCGATGCTCGTGCGCCGCTACCAGTCCCGCCTCGTCGCGCACCTCTCCCGCGTCGTCGGCAGCCGGGAAGAAGCGCTCGATCTGTCTCAGGAGATCCTGCTCAAGGTGTTCCAGGCGCTGCCGCGGTACAACGCGGAGTACAAGTTCTCGACGTGGATCTTCCGGATCGCCTCCAACGCGGGGATCGATTTCCTGCGGAAACGGCGCATCCGCACGGTCTCGATGGACGCCCCTCCCCCGGGAGAGCCGGAGGAGAACGCGCCGACGCGCGAGTTCCCGTCGTCGGGCCTCGACCCCTATGGAGAGCTCCGGAACCAGGAGCGCCGGGCGAAAATCGGGCGCGAGATCGCCGCTCTGCCGCCGGAATTCCGGGAATTGATCGGTTTGCGCCATTTTGCGGGCCTTTCCTACGAGGAAATCGCCGAAACCAAGCAAATGCCGCTGGGGACCGTGAAGAATAAACTTTTTCGCGCTCGGGCCGTTTTAAAGAGCAGGTTGGCAGGGGAGTTGACTTGAACTGCACGCGCCCGCTCGACGCTCTGGATCTGGAGGCCCTGGCTTCGGGGGAGAACCCGGTGCTCACCCCGGACGCCCGCGCCCACGCCGAGACGTGTCCCGACTGCGGCCGGCGCGTGGACGCCTTCCGCGCCCTCGGCGAGTGGCTCGCCGACGTTTCCCTGCCGGCGGTTCCGGAAGGCT from Thermoanaerobaculia bacterium harbors:
- a CDS encoding sigma-70 family RNA polymerase sigma factor produces the protein MDDALSDEEIVARILRGEEDLFPMLVRRYQSRLVAHLSRVVGSREEALDLSQEILLKVFQALPRYNAEYKFSTWIFRIASNAGIDFLRKRRIRTVSMDAPPPGEPEENAPTREFPSSGLDPYGELRNQERRAKIGREIAALPPEFRELIGLRHFAGLSYEEIAETKQMPLGTVKNKLFRARAVLKSRLAGELT